The segment ACGTTCTCGCCGGGGCGGAACTTCGTGCCGCGCTGGCGGACGATGATGGAGCCTGCGGTGACGGTTTCGCCGCCGAAGCGCTTCACGCCCAGACGCTGCGCGTTGCTATCGCGGCCGTTACGGGAACTGCCTACACCTTTTTTGTGTGCCATGACGCGCCTCTACTTGCCGATGCTGAGAATTTCGATCTGAGAATAACCCTGACGATGTCCGCGCCGTACGCGATATCCCTTGCGGCGCTTCTTCTTGAACACGATCACCTTGTCCATCTTGGCGTGTTCAACAAGGGTGGCTTCGACGACGGCACCGCTCACGAGCGGGCGGCCGACGGAGACACTCTTTTCATCGCCGAGCATGAGGACGCGGTCCAGGCGGATCTTCGTTCCGGGTTTCTCATTGAGGGTGGGCACCATGATCTTATCTTTCGGTGCCACTTTGTATTGCTTTCCAGCGACTTCAACGACGGCGAACATCGATGTATTCCTCTCTCATATAGGAATGTAAATGTACCAAATGATCGCAAAAAAGTCAATAATTCCTTCCCCTAAAAGGTGACCATCTCCTCCCCGGTCCCCCGGATGCCATCCACCCCATCCCCCGGCACCCCGAAAACAGGCAAAAATCGCGGCATTGACCATACCAGGCCTTTGCCACTCTCAATAGGAGTCGTCCCCCGCCCACGGATGCACCTGGTCCATCGTCCCGATCTTCTTCCTGAGGAAGGCGTACAGCCGGGGGGCGATGAACAGACAGGCCACCGCGAACAACGCCCCGCCGATCAGATCCACCACATAATGATACCGCTGGTAGACCGTGGCAATGATCAACAGGACACCCGTCACGAGCACAAAATGCCGCGAGGCAAGGCGGTAACGCACCGCCATCCACATCAGCACCAGCGTCATCATGGTGTGCCCGCTGGGGAACACATCGCGCTGTGTCGCCGCCATCGCCGCCGCACTGCTCACGCCCATCGGGATGGACTCCCCCCAGTTCACGAACCAGCGGAGCGCAGGGGTCAGCCAGAGCCCGGGGATCTCCGCATCCAGCGAATTGAAATCATGCAGGGTGTACCGCGGCCCCACGGCGGGCAATGCGAAATATCCCAGATACGACAGATAGAAACCGAACACGCACGTGAACATGAAGAAATGGAATTCGCTGCGCGGGTGCTTCTTGTACAGCTCATACCCGACGATCAGGAACAGCAGGTAGAACAGCGTATACGCGATCATCAGGAGCTCGGTGATCACGGGATGGCTGAACTGCTCCAGCCACTGCGTCGGGTTCACGCCGAACAACCACCGGTCCGCCACGATGAGCCAGTCGTCATAGTCGACCCCCTGATGGATCGGCTTGATCATGTAGTACAACTCTTTGAACGTCAGGAACACCAGCGGCGGCACGTACCAATCGTGGATCACCGCAAGGGCCTTCGAAGTGCTGCCGCGGCGTTTCGCACCGAGCAGATGGATCGCCCCGATGATGGCGGAGTTCACGAGGACCATGATCCACCATCCCGGGATGCGGCCGGCAAAGACGATGTTGATCACCGTCAGCAACGTGAAGAACGCGACGATCACCACATCGGTGGAATGGAGGCCGTTCGCGGGCGTACGGAACTTCATGCCCCCCCCTTCCCACCGTGCAGGGCCGCGCGGAGCTCGTCGCCCAGCCGCACAAGTTCTTCCAGGCTCAGCTCTTCCGGCCGCCGGCCGTAGTCGAAACCCGTCGCCGGAGGTTCCGCCTCCAGATGATACCGGAGCGAATTGCGCAGGGTCTTCCGCCGCTTGCCGAACACACCGCGCACCAGAGACCGGAAGAATTTCTCGTCCTTCAGGGGGAAGCGCGGCTCGGGGAGCGGGCCGGAGGCGGACCAGGGTGGAGGTGACTTTCGGCTTCGGATAGAAGACCGTGGGCGGCACTTCGAACAGGATCTCCACATCGAAGAACAGCTGGAAGAAGACCGACAGGATCCCGTAGTCCTTTGTGCGCGGCACCGCCACCAGACGGTAGGCCACTTCACGCTGCATCAGCAGGATGCTCTGAGTGATCGCGGCCCGGTGCTCCAGGAGATGGAACAGGATCGGCGAGGTGATATTGTACGGAATATTGCCGGCGATCTTGAGCTTGCCCGCCCGCCCCGCCAGCTCCGTCAGGTCCAGCTTCAGAACATCATTAAAGAGGATCTCCACCGGCTTGCCGGCAAAGGCCTCCTGCATGCGGGCGATGACCCGCTCGTCCAGGTCCACGATCACCAGCCGGCCGGCCAGCGAGGCAAGCTCGAATGTCAAAGCCCCTTCGCCCGGGCCGATCTCCAGGACCGTATCCGCCGGACCGGGGTCGAGAGCGGCCACGATCTTATGGGCGGTGTTCCGATCACGCAGGAAGTTCTGGCCGAGGGACGCGCGGGGGCGCAGAGGGGGGACAACGTTCACGACAACCCTTTCAACCGGTCCCGGTGGCACGGCAATCGCCCCCTGAGGAGGGGCAAAAATGAACTTGAAATATAGATAAGGGGGGGGCGAATGTCAACGCGGCCCCCGGATTCGTTGATTCTCTCATCAGAAAGCTGTACTTTATTTGGAATTAACCGTTCGGCACTGTCCGCATTAGCCCTATGACCACGACCCCAGACCAACCCACCGACCAGAACGCCCAGCCGACTGAAGGGCAGCAACCGCAGCCCCAACAGCAGCAGCGCCAAGGCCAACACCAGCGGCCACCCCGCCAGCAACACCAGCGGAACCCGCAACAACCGCAGCGGGAACAGCGGGAACCACGAGAACCTCGAGAACCGCGCGACCAGCAACAGCAGCAGGGCTGGGCTGACATCAGCGTGGTCATCCCCCTCTATAACGAGGAGGGATCCCTGAAGGAGCTCAACACGCAGCTCCGTTCGGTGCTCGGCCGGATGAACATCCGCTACGAGATCGTGTACGTGGACGACGGCAGCACCGACCGCTCGTTCCAGGTGCTGCGCGACCTGAAACGGAACGACCGCCACATCAAGGTCGTCCGCTTCCGCCGCAACTTCGGGAAGTCCGCCGCCCTGGCCGTCGGGTTCGACAAGGCCCAGGGGAACATCGTGATCACCATGGACGCGGACCTGCAGGATGATCCTGCCGAGATCCCGTCGATGAAGCGGCGTATCGAAGACGGCTTCGACCTCATCTCCGGATGGAAGAAGGTCCGCCACGACCCCATCACCAAGACCATCCCGTCCAAGTTCTTCAACAAGGTCACCGCAATGATGACCGGCGTGAAGATCCACGACATGAACTGCGGCCTCAAGGCCTACCGCAAGGAGGTCATCAAGACCGTGAAGGTGTACGGTGAACTCCACCGCTACATCCCGGTCCTCGCCCACTGGGAAGGCTTCAAGGTCGGCGAGATGGTGGTGCAGCACCGCGCACGCAAGTACGGCAAAACGAAATTCGGCCTCGGCCGGTTCTGGAAGGGATTCCTGGACCTGCTGACGGCGATCTTCACCACACGCTTCCTCCGCCGTCCGCTGCATCTCTTCGGGCCCGTCGGCATCCTTGCCATGGTGCTCGGCGGCGGCGTCGATGCCTGGATGATCATCCACCGCCTCCTGCTCGGCCCCGATGTGTATGCCCTCGGCAGCCGGCCGATGTTCTTCGCGGCGACGATCCTGGTCGTGATCGGGGTGCAGTTCATCTCCCTCGGCCTGCTCGGAGAAATGATCAGCAAGACGCGGACCTCAGCGGAAGAGTATTCGATCCGCGAGTTCCTCAAGTAAGGGACGGTTCCTCCATGACACAACCGTGGGCGTCCATCGACGCATTGCGACGCGACTGCCGGTGGTTCCGCGGCGATGTCCCCTGCAAACCGCACAAGAAGACGGGGTGCCACTGCCAGGAGGCCGACGGCAGCGCCTGTGCGCAGTACGTCCCCCGGTCGGGCAATATCCTCATCATCAAGCTCGGCGCCATCGGCGACGTCATCCGTACCACACCGCTCCTCCGGAAATTCCAGTCCGTCCACCCCGCACACCGCATCTGGTGGCTCACCCTCACACCCGAGGTCGTGCCGTCGTCGGCGGTGGATGTGATCCTCCGTTCACCCCCCAGACCGTCGCAACGCTCAACGCGATGCATTTCGATCTCCTGGTGAACCTGGACAAGGACCGCGAGGCGTGCGCGCTCACCGCCACGGTCAGCGCGGATGTGAAGAAGGGCTTCACGCTGGCGAACGGCAAGCCGGCACCCATCGACGCCGATGCGGAGCCGAAGTTCCTGACCGGCGTCTTCGATGACCTGAGCAAGCACAACACGCTGAGCTACCTCCAGGAGATCTTCGCGGTCGCCGGGTTCACCTTCGCGCACGAAGAGTACATCATGGACAACCATGCGGACAAGGGGTTCGTGTGGAAGCTGCCGAAGAAGAAACCGATCATCGGCCTCAACACCGGCTGCGGCGGGCGCTGGGTGTCGCGGTTGTGGGACGAGAAGAACTGGGTCGCGCTCGCGAAGAAACTCAAGAAAGCGGGCTACGAACCGCTGCTGCTCGGCGGCGAACAGGAACACGCCCGCAACACACGCATCGCCGCGAAGAGCGGCGCACGCTACCCCGGATACTTCCCGCTCAACCAGTTCATCAACCTGATGGACCAGTGCGACCTCGTGGTCTCGGCGGTCACGATGGCCATGCACATCGCCGTCGGACTCCGGAAGCCGCTCGTGCTGTTCAACAGCACGTTCAACAAGAACGAGTTCGAGCTGTACGGCAGGGGCGAGATCCTCGAACCGGACTTCGACTGTCCGTGCTACTACTCCCCGGTCTGTCCCAACAATTGCATGCAGTACCTGCGTGTCGATACCGTCTTCGAAAGCTGTCGAAGGATCCTCCCCACTTAGCCGTCCACCCTCGCATGGCACAACCAAGATCGAAGACACGGCAGCGGCCACCGTCCGGCACCCCGTGGGAGCCGTCGGACCTTCAGGCCGTCGGCTTCTTTGCGGCCATGACCGCCCTGTTCTTTCTGAAGATCCTCCTCGGGAACGCCTACCTGTGGGAGGACTTCGTGTATCAGTGGTACCCCTTCAGGCAGTACGCCGCCACCGCACTCGCTGCGGGTGAATTCCCGCTCTGGAACCCGTACACCGTAGGCGGTATGCCGTTCTTCGCGGAGATCCAGACCGAAGTGCTTTACCTGCCGATGCTGGCGCTCACGCTGTTCGTGAAGAACGGACTCCTGAACGTCTACTGGCTCGAACTGGTGAACGTGCTGCATTACTTCCTGGCCGCATGCGGGATGTACCTCCTCGCACGCTCCTTCGCGCTCCGCCGGATGTCGGCGCTCATCGCCGGTACGGCCTTTGCCTTCTCCGGGTTCATGGTGACCCACGCGATCCATCAGGTGATCATCGGCGTCGCCGCATGGTATCCCCTCATGCTGTTCATGATGCGGAAAGCACTGCAGGAGAAACGCTGGACCTGGGTCTTCGTCGGAGCGCTCACGCTCGGCCACAGTTTCTTCGCCGGCTCGCCGCAGATGTCCCTCTTCTTCTACTTCTTCCTCGGCATCTACGTCGCCGTAGAGATCATCGCCACCGTGGGCGTGCGCGGACTCACCACGCGCCCGGGGCTGGTCCTCGTGGGCCGGGCGGCGACGCTCGTCGCCCTGTCGTTCGCGTTCATCATGGTGCAGCTGCTGCCGACGCAGGACCTCTCGGCGCCCTCCCAGCGCGCCACGATCACGTATGAGAAGGGGTCCGAAGGTTCGCTCGGGTGGGGACAGCTCCTCACGCTCCTCGTGCCGAAGTTCTTCGGCGCCTCGGATGCGCACGGCTACAACTGGTGGGGTCCGGGAGCGTACTGGCAGTACTGGGAGACCAGCATCTCTTTCGGCGTCGCACCGCTGCTGTTCGCACTGTTCAGCCTCCGGTTCTTCCGGACGAACCGTCACATCGCGTTCTTTGCGTCCTTCGCCCTCTTTGCGCTCCTGTTCTCGCTGGGCAAGAACTTCTTCCTCCACGGCCTCTTCTTCGATCACATCCCGGGCTTCGCATCGTTCCGCAACCCCGGCCGCATGGGCGTGTTCGTCGCGTTCGCCGGATCGATGCTCGCCGGATTCGGATTCGATGCGGTCCTGAAGGGACAGTTCACGGAGAAGGACGGCAAGCGGTGGGTCACCACCATGGTGTGGATCAGCGGTGTGTGCCTTGCCATCGTCATCGCCGCGCTGCTCGGACTCTTCGACGGGCTCTTCCCGTTCCTTGCGCAACAGCAGCAGCGCACGTTCGTCCGGAGGGAACTCGCGATCGCGCTGGTGACCATCATCCCGTCCTTCTTTGTCTTTTACGCGCTCATCCGGCGCAGCATGCCCGCCGGGATCCTCGGCATCCTCCTCGTGGCGATCACGTTCTTCGATCTGTACTACATCGGCGCAGAACAGAACACCGCGCCGCAGAACCCCGAGGAACATTTCGCGCAGGCCACGCCCGCTGGTCGGCTTCCTCAAGTCGCAGAACGAACTCTTCCGTGTGAACACCCGCAACACCCAGGGGATGATCATGGACCGGAACCAGGGGCTCATGGACCGCGTGTTCACCATGGAAGGCTACACGCCGCTCATGCCGGCGCGTGTGTTCCCGCCGGCGGCGACCGCCGATAATTTCTATGACCTGCTGAACATCAAGTATTATCTCCAGACGGATTCGGTGCGCGGGACCATCGGACTGAAAGAGCGTCCGGGATATCTGCAGCGCGCGTATCTCGTCTCCACCACCTCCGTTGCCCGGAACGAAGAAGAGGTCCGCGCCCGCATGACGGCACCGTCCTTCGATCCCCGCAACGAAGCCGTTGTGGAGGACAGCACGTACACGCCGATCTCGGCCGCCGCGCCGGCATCGGCCTGGCAGGTGCGCATCACCGACCATCGCATCAACAGGATCGGCCTCACCGTGGAAACGCCGCAGGCCGGGTTCCTGGTGCTGAGCGAAGCGTATTTCCCCGGCTGGC is part of the Ignavibacteriota bacterium genome and harbors:
- a CDS encoding glycosyltransferase family 9 protein, with product MHFDLLVNLDKDREACALTATVSADVKKGFTLANGKPAPIDADAEPKFLTGVFDDLSKHNTLSYLQEIFAVAGFTFAHEEYIMDNHADKGFVWKLPKKKPIIGLNTGCGGRWVSRLWDEKNWVALAKKLKKAGYEPLLLGGEQEHARNTRIAAKSGARYPGYFPLNQFINLMDQCDLVVSAVTMAMHIAVGLRKPLVLFNSTFNKNEFELYGRGEILEPDFDCPCYYSPVCPNNCMQYLRVDTVFESCRRILPT
- the rsmA gene encoding ribosomal RNA small subunit methyltransferase A gives rise to the protein MNVVPPLRPRASLGQNFLRDRNTAHKIVAALDPGPADTVLEIGPGEGALTFELASLAGRLVIVDLDERVIARMQEAFAGKPVEILFNDVLKLDLTELAGRAGKLKIAGNIPYNITSPILFHLLEHRAAITQSILLMQREVAYRLVAVPRTKDYGILSVFFQLFFDVEILFEVPPTVFYPKPKVTSTLVRLRPAPRAALPPEGREILPVSGARCVRQAAEDPAQFAPVSSGGGTSGDGFRLRPAAGRAEPGRTCAAGRRAPRGPARWEGGGMKFRTPANGLHSTDVVIVAFFTLLTVINIVFAGRIPGWWIMVLVNSAIIGAIHLLGAKRRGSTSKALAVIHDWYVPPLVFLTFKELYYMIKPIHQGVDYDDWLIVADRWLFGVNPTQWLEQFSHPVITELLMIAYTLFYLLFLIVGYELYKKHPRSEFHFFMFTCVFGFYLSYLGYFALPAVGPRYTLHDFNSLDAEIPGLWLTPALRWFVNWGESIPMGVSSAAAMAATQRDVFPSGHTMMTLVLMWMAVRYRLASRHFVLVTGVLLIIATVYQRYHYVVDLIGGALFAVACLFIAPRLYAFLRKKIGTMDQVHPWAGDDSY
- the rplU gene encoding 50S ribosomal protein L21, coding for MFAVVEVAGKQYKVAPKDKIMVPTLNEKPGTKIRLDRVLMLGDEKSVSVGRPLVSGAVVEATLVEHAKMDKVIVFKKKRRKGYRVRRGHRQGYSQIEILSIGK
- a CDS encoding glycosyltransferase family 2 protein, with translation MSVVIPLYNEEGSLKELNTQLRSVLGRMNIRYEIVYVDDGSTDRSFQVLRDLKRNDRHIKVVRFRRNFGKSAALAVGFDKAQGNIVITMDADLQDDPAEIPSMKRRIEDGFDLISGWKKVRHDPITKTIPSKFFNKVTAMMTGVKIHDMNCGLKAYRKEVIKTVKVYGELHRYIPVLAHWEGFKVGEMVVQHRARKYGKTKFGLGRFWKGFLDLLTAIFTTRFLRRPLHLFGPVGILAMVLGGGVDAWMIIHRLLLGPDVYALGSRPMFFAATILVVIGVQFISLGLLGEMISKTRTSAEEYSIREFLK
- the rpmA gene encoding 50S ribosomal protein L27, with the protein product MAHKKGVGSSRNGRDSNAQRLGVKRFGGETVTAGSIIVRQRGTKFRPGENVDIGGDDTLYAKAPGVVAFKKISKSRHVVSILSK